The following proteins are co-located in the Polystyrenella longa genome:
- a CDS encoding cytochrome b N-terminal domain-containing protein, translating into MWTHFRTWLDDRTGYQKMLGLYSRRVLPNGPSWMATTASCVLWMFVIELITGLVLLSSFSPSASSAWASVFYIEQLPAGSFLRGLHYFSAQALIILFGLHTMRVLLTAAFREPRELVWITGLLLVPLLMVWAVTGNPLPATQKGYSQIEVEANILGGSPGVGPVARAILIGGDDVGNITLTHLNFLHMAMLPLIVGVLTIFHIWQLFKHSPSDKELPPEMIEGAARYWPEQTVRNWVVFSIAFGIVAYLAYTVGAPLEVPADPSIHHIARPEWYFLFLFELRRYFPPELDFIATMVIPTVGLLFMLFLPFIDRFCSQRAGTILRYVIIIGFVVSWTGLTITSMNRDRNDEALQASRQEEEHLRERVHELALGGIPPEGASALLQNDPKTQGPILFKAHCANCHSHVDENGEGFIAENQTAPNLYKFGSREWVTKVLDPEQWASDHMFGNTELSESDMASGVVDFLPDVDEDLPKLIAALSAEAELPYQIDQDTEDTEQIAEGIEFLKDEEGCASCHKVYDSGENGYGPDLTWYGSKSWMRDFISNPEHSRFYGMDNNYMPAFAPNPNHPTRNELDEHSIQMLVDWLRQDWYEAPETAE; encoded by the coding sequence ATGTGGACTCATTTCCGAACCTGGTTGGACGACCGAACGGGCTATCAGAAGATGCTCGGTTTGTACTCACGTCGAGTTCTCCCAAACGGACCCAGCTGGATGGCGACAACCGCGTCGTGTGTCTTGTGGATGTTCGTCATTGAGTTAATCACGGGATTGGTCCTCCTGTCGAGTTTCAGCCCGTCCGCCTCTTCCGCATGGGCGTCGGTCTTTTATATCGAACAACTTCCTGCAGGAAGTTTTCTCCGTGGGCTTCATTATTTTTCCGCTCAAGCTCTGATCATTCTTTTTGGTCTGCATACGATGCGGGTACTCTTAACGGCGGCATTCCGTGAACCTCGCGAACTCGTCTGGATTACAGGCTTACTGTTAGTGCCTCTATTGATGGTTTGGGCAGTGACTGGAAACCCTCTTCCCGCAACTCAAAAAGGATATTCCCAGATTGAAGTGGAAGCGAACATTCTGGGCGGTTCTCCCGGAGTTGGCCCCGTAGCGCGCGCTATTCTTATCGGCGGCGATGACGTCGGAAATATCACCCTAACGCATCTGAATTTTCTACACATGGCGATGCTCCCATTAATTGTCGGAGTGCTGACCATATTCCATATCTGGCAGTTGTTCAAACATTCTCCGTCGGACAAAGAACTTCCTCCCGAGATGATCGAAGGGGCCGCACGCTACTGGCCGGAGCAGACTGTTCGCAACTGGGTGGTCTTCAGTATTGCGTTTGGAATTGTCGCGTATCTCGCCTATACCGTTGGGGCACCGTTAGAGGTTCCTGCCGATCCGAGTATTCACCATATCGCGCGACCCGAATGGTATTTCCTCTTTCTGTTTGAATTGCGTCGCTACTTTCCACCGGAACTCGATTTCATCGCCACGATGGTTATCCCGACAGTCGGTTTACTCTTCATGCTGTTTCTCCCCTTTATTGATCGATTCTGTTCGCAACGTGCAGGGACAATACTGCGGTATGTCATCATTATTGGGTTCGTCGTTTCCTGGACGGGGTTGACCATTACCTCTATGAACCGCGATCGAAATGACGAAGCGCTGCAGGCGTCGCGCCAGGAGGAAGAGCATCTCCGCGAACGAGTACACGAACTCGCGCTGGGTGGAATTCCACCGGAAGGAGCTTCTGCGTTACTTCAGAACGACCCGAAAACTCAGGGGCCGATCCTGTTTAAAGCCCACTGTGCCAATTGCCATTCTCATGTCGACGAAAATGGTGAAGGTTTTATCGCAGAGAATCAGACGGCGCCGAATCTGTACAAGTTTGGAAGCCGCGAATGGGTGACTAAGGTCCTCGATCCAGAACAATGGGCGTCCGATCACATGTTCGGAAATACCGAGTTGTCTGAATCAGACATGGCATCTGGCGTCGTCGATTTTCTCCCGGATGTCGATGAAGATCTTCCCAAGCTGATTGCCGCACTTTCTGCCGAAGCGGAACTCCCTTACCAGATCGATCAGGACACAGAAGACACGGAACAGATTGCCGAAGGAATTGAATTCCTCAAAGATGAAGAAGGCTGTGCCTCTTGTCATAAAGTTTACGATTCTGGTGAGAATGGCTATGGACCAGATTTAACCTGGTACGGTTCAAAATCCTGGATGAGGGATTTTATCAGTAACCCGGAGCATTCGCGGTTTTACGGGATGGACAATAACTATATGCCTGCGTTCGCCCCCAATCCCAATCATCCGACCCGAAATGAGCTGGACGAGCATTCCATACAAATGCTGGTAGATTGGTTACGACAGGATTGGTATGAAGCTCCTGAGACTGCAGAGTAA
- a CDS encoding QcrA and Rieske domain-containing protein: MQRRTLLIRLCQTIAATATAVLIIPIGRFISAPLFRKNKKSSGAQRVAKLTQLPVGTPTQVAIIGNRQDGWTLHPQAVIGKVWLIRRNEESEKPEDCQVDAYSAICPHLGCGINHSADDLQFVCPCHEAVFDDQGAVAKLDKPGYNNPSPRGMDTLDCQVVASESGNDLWVEVEYERFKIGLKDKVNL; this comes from the coding sequence ATGCAGCGACGCACGCTTCTAATCCGCTTATGTCAGACGATAGCCGCAACTGCGACGGCAGTGTTGATCATTCCTATCGGCCGCTTCATCAGTGCTCCCCTGTTTCGTAAAAATAAAAAGTCCTCGGGTGCTCAACGCGTGGCTAAACTAACGCAATTGCCAGTAGGTACGCCGACCCAAGTGGCGATCATCGGCAACCGGCAAGATGGATGGACGCTGCATCCTCAAGCGGTGATTGGAAAAGTCTGGTTGATCCGTCGAAATGAAGAAAGCGAAAAGCCGGAAGACTGTCAGGTCGACGCCTACTCTGCCATCTGTCCTCATTTAGGTTGCGGTATCAATCATTCAGCAGATGATCTGCAGTTTGTCTGTCCCTGCCACGAGGCTGTTTTTGATGACCAAGGCGCCGTCGCGAAACTGGATAAACCGGGATACAACAATCCTTCTCCCCGCGGAATGGATACATTGGATTGCCAAGTCGTTGCCAGTGAATCCGGAAACGATCTCTGGGTGGAAGTAGAATATGAACGATTCAAAATAGGCTTAAAAGACAAAGTAAACCTCTGA
- a CDS encoding cytochrome c family protein has protein sequence MSSNWIINFPSSLRLLILSWVFSFSCDIASAQNLHELLIDPVKVVGHEECARCHLAEVATWKQTPHSLTFEELHRKPEAQQIAERMGERSIKRGKLCIQCHYTEQQSGSRTKAVSGISCESCHGPAQDWISLHNDFGGAGASRESETEAHQKERLDTCLRLGMRNPENLYLVARSCFNCHTVPQEKLVNVGGHKAGSSDFELVAWSQGLVRHNFLRSNGANNQASAQARLRVMYVVGLLTDLEYSLRSLGNATEFNQFALSNALRIARLRKRVQKVKDAIDHPTFQQAWTIATTVELKLGNEQALREAADQLAALTHEFAQGESGESLEAIDPLLPTPDQYK, from the coding sequence ATGAGTTCGAATTGGATAATAAACTTTCCATCATCATTGCGACTTTTGATTCTCAGCTGGGTATTCTCATTCAGTTGCGACATTGCTTCTGCGCAGAACCTGCATGAACTGCTCATTGATCCAGTCAAAGTGGTGGGCCATGAAGAATGCGCCCGATGTCACTTGGCAGAAGTCGCAACTTGGAAACAGACACCGCATAGCCTGACTTTCGAAGAATTACACCGCAAACCGGAGGCGCAACAAATCGCCGAACGAATGGGGGAACGGTCCATTAAACGAGGCAAGTTGTGTATCCAGTGCCACTATACCGAACAACAGAGCGGCAGCAGAACGAAGGCGGTTTCGGGAATCTCGTGCGAATCTTGTCATGGCCCGGCGCAGGACTGGATCAGTTTGCATAATGACTTCGGGGGAGCAGGTGCCTCGCGAGAAAGTGAGACGGAAGCCCATCAAAAGGAACGGCTCGATACCTGTTTGCGACTGGGAATGCGTAACCCGGAGAATTTGTATCTGGTAGCCCGAAGCTGTTTTAATTGTCACACCGTTCCTCAGGAAAAGCTGGTAAATGTCGGTGGGCATAAAGCGGGTAGTAGCGACTTCGAATTGGTTGCCTGGTCTCAGGGACTCGTCCGTCATAATTTTCTTCGCAGTAATGGAGCCAACAATCAGGCATCAGCACAAGCGCGATTGAGGGTGATGTATGTGGTTGGTTTACTCACGGATCTCGAATACAGCCTGCGTTCATTGGGGAATGCAACTGAATTCAATCAATTTGCGTTGTCCAACGCATTGCGAATCGCACGATTACGCAAAAGGGTCCAGAAGGTGAAAGACGCAATTGACCATCCCACTTTTCAACAGGCGTGGACAATCGCGACCACTGTCGAATTAAAGCTGGGGAATGAACAAGCTCTCCGGGAAGCTGCGGATCAATTGGCCGCGTTGACACACGAGTTTGCTCAAGGGGAATCGGGCGAATCGTTGGAGGCTATTGATCCTCTGTTACCGACTCCGGATCAGTATAAATAA
- a CDS encoding 2Fe-2S iron-sulfur cluster-binding protein: protein MLQGIQQLIFWTGTGLIGLVSLRLAIACLRSCSRWWQESRLSRQHLILLQSQLQQSRRNFQKLGPSPAWQGTRKFQVRKIVVESTDCRSFYLVPEDEKPLPGFMPGQYLTFQLPVPGEPRPVVRCYSLSERPRSEWYRCTIKQEWGTESTPPGKGSSFFHQQVEEGDLLEVKAPAGQFVLDVTDPKPVVLLAAGIGITPLYSMLSTMLHHGWTEPVYLFYSVRDGSGHLYKQTLNDLAVQHRNFKLIVNYTAAKEDDQPDIDYHFAGRLTGELILQRLPSTNFQFYLCGPGGYVSGMSELLLSLQVPETDIHTESFGPSSRATKPRSLSENSPSTTSSSPSSMQVNFEQSGTRHHWESDAESLLDFAEKHGVVIDSACRAGNCGSCLTRIRSGKVKYTSPPGLQTESNECLPCVSLPDGELVLEA, encoded by the coding sequence ATGCTGCAAGGGATTCAACAACTCATTTTCTGGACAGGAACCGGACTGATCGGACTGGTATCGCTCCGTCTCGCGATTGCCTGTTTACGCAGTTGTTCACGCTGGTGGCAGGAAAGTCGGCTATCACGACAGCATCTGATACTGTTGCAATCGCAGTTACAGCAATCGCGTCGTAATTTTCAGAAACTAGGTCCCTCCCCTGCATGGCAGGGAACTCGCAAGTTTCAGGTACGGAAGATTGTCGTCGAAAGCACGGACTGCCGGTCTTTCTATCTTGTGCCAGAGGATGAAAAACCGCTTCCCGGATTCATGCCCGGACAGTATCTGACCTTTCAGCTGCCCGTGCCGGGCGAACCTCGGCCTGTTGTGCGATGTTATTCGCTGTCAGAACGTCCCCGTTCAGAGTGGTATCGCTGTACGATCAAGCAGGAATGGGGGACCGAGTCGACTCCGCCAGGAAAAGGAAGTTCCTTTTTTCATCAGCAGGTTGAAGAAGGTGATCTGCTGGAAGTGAAAGCCCCCGCAGGCCAGTTCGTACTCGACGTAACCGACCCAAAGCCTGTCGTGTTGCTGGCAGCCGGGATCGGCATCACTCCGTTGTACAGCATGCTCTCAACAATGTTGCATCATGGTTGGACCGAACCTGTTTATCTGTTTTATTCAGTCCGGGATGGTAGCGGTCACCTTTATAAACAAACCTTGAATGACCTGGCTGTCCAACATCGAAATTTCAAACTGATTGTGAATTACACGGCAGCCAAAGAGGACGACCAACCCGACATCGATTATCACTTCGCAGGTCGCCTGACTGGGGAACTAATCCTACAGCGATTACCATCGACCAACTTTCAGTTTTATCTGTGTGGTCCCGGTGGATATGTTTCGGGAATGTCAGAGTTGCTCCTCAGTCTACAGGTTCCGGAAACGGATATTCATACAGAATCGTTTGGACCTTCCAGTCGAGCAACCAAACCCAGATCATTGAGTGAAAACTCTCCTTCGACGACATCAAGCAGTCCAAGCTCGATGCAGGTCAATTTCGAACAGAGTGGTACGCGGCACCATTGGGAATCCGATGCAGAATCCCTTCTCGATTTCGCTGAAAAACACGGTGTCGTGATTGACTCAGCCTGTCGCGCTGGAAATTGCGGTTCCTGCCTGACTCGTATTCGTTCTGGAAAGGTGAAGTACACCTCTCCTCCAGGTCTGCAGACAGAATCGAACGAATGCCTTCCGTGTGTCTCTTTGCCAGACGGCGAGTTAGTGTTGGAGGCATAA
- a CDS encoding ferritin-like domain-containing protein: MSTDKEQEIIKELTVSYWMEIETVMNYIANSTNLDGVRAEEIKKSLAADVQEELTHAQSIARRIKTIGGTVPGSEQFAATQKLLQPPKDTTDVISVIKGVIDAEEGAIKQYNKLIQLCDGVDYVTQDMCIQNLSDEEEHRRTFKGFLSEYEK, from the coding sequence ATGTCGACGGATAAAGAACAGGAAATTATTAAAGAGCTGACCGTATCTTACTGGATGGAAATTGAAACGGTCATGAATTACATCGCGAATTCCACGAATCTGGATGGAGTTCGTGCAGAGGAAATTAAAAAGTCACTTGCTGCTGATGTACAGGAAGAACTGACCCATGCTCAGAGCATTGCACGACGAATTAAAACCATTGGCGGGACTGTTCCTGGAAGCGAACAGTTCGCGGCGACTCAGAAACTGCTACAACCTCCCAAAGACACAACTGATGTCATCTCGGTGATTAAGGGAGTGATCGATGCGGAAGAAGGAGCCATCAAGCAGTACAATAAACTGATTCAATTGTGCGACGGTGTCGATTATGTGACCCAGGATATGTGTATTCAAAACTTGTCTGACGAAGAAGAACATCGTCGGACATTCAAAGGGTTTCTCTCGGAATACGAGAAGTAA
- a CDS encoding mechanosensitive ion channel family protein: MTSILFSQLLAQADGPDRETAGSLRTVDMWNEFVEYALENGPELLLSLVTALLIFVVGRWIAKILVHLSTNVMTRSKVDQTLARFLTNILYIALLAMIILASLEQLGINTMSFTAVLATAGLAVGLALKDSLSNFASGVMLIIFKPFSVGQFVEAGGTDGVVEEIHIFHTKLRSGDNKAITVPNSSITDGVIINYSSKPTRRIDMVVGCGYDDDLRAVRNFLEEVIASDSRILPDPAPVIAVNELADSCINFVVRPWVMNADYWVVKWELNEKIKNGFDQRGFSIPYPQRDVHIHNVES, translated from the coding sequence ATGACTTCGATACTCTTCTCGCAACTGTTGGCGCAAGCTGACGGTCCAGACCGGGAGACGGCTGGAAGCCTGCGTACGGTTGATATGTGGAATGAATTCGTAGAGTACGCATTGGAAAACGGGCCTGAATTGTTACTCAGCCTGGTGACGGCATTGTTGATCTTCGTCGTTGGACGTTGGATCGCCAAAATCCTGGTGCATTTATCCACCAATGTGATGACACGTAGCAAAGTCGATCAGACTTTGGCCCGGTTTCTGACGAACATTCTTTACATCGCCCTGTTGGCGATGATCATTCTAGCGTCGCTCGAACAGTTGGGCATCAACACGATGTCATTTACCGCTGTTCTCGCCACAGCAGGGTTAGCTGTTGGGTTGGCATTAAAGGATTCGCTATCGAATTTTGCTTCCGGAGTAATGCTGATTATCTTCAAACCATTCTCTGTCGGCCAATTCGTAGAAGCGGGCGGAACAGATGGAGTTGTGGAAGAGATTCACATCTTCCATACGAAACTCCGTTCTGGTGACAATAAAGCGATCACTGTTCCAAACAGCAGCATTACGGATGGTGTGATTATTAATTATTCCTCTAAGCCGACCCGGCGAATCGATATGGTCGTCGGCTGCGGATACGACGACGATCTTCGTGCGGTCCGAAACTTTCTGGAAGAAGTCATCGCCAGTGATTCACGTATTCTGCCCGACCCGGCCCCCGTTATTGCTGTGAACGAACTTGCTGATAGCTGTATCAACTTCGTTGTGCGCCCCTGGGTCATGAATGCGGACTACTGGGTAGTTAAGTGGGAACTCAACGAGAAAATCAAAAACGGCTTCGATCAGCGTGGGTTCTCTATCCCCTACCCACAGCGAGATGTTCACATACACAATGTCGAATCCTGA
- a CDS encoding DHH family phosphoesterase: MNNIDWALLKPIIEQNQTFIITSHVRPDLDALGSELALAILLESLGKQVSVINGSDMPDGLRFIDEEDRVQKYVPSKHRDLILGSDVHFIVDTSAWKQLGTIADLFKTTTAKKVVIDHHASSDDLQALEFKDPLAEATGTLIYRMMKVCGYPVQPEMATPLYGAIATDTGWFRFSSTTSETHRIIADLIDLGVKADHLYQQLYERYSIERTKLVSRILGRVELECDGQLVYVYVQWKDFTETGAKPVDTEDLVNECLRINGTRAAFIAVEQQNKTVKFSLRSRSDVDVSQVAEIFGGGGHKKAAGAVLTEPFPQALTKVRDAMKEAVMTLADHPA, from the coding sequence ATGAATAACATCGATTGGGCCCTGCTCAAACCAATTATTGAGCAAAATCAGACTTTCATTATTACGAGCCACGTTCGCCCGGACCTCGACGCTCTTGGTTCGGAGCTTGCGCTCGCGATTCTACTGGAATCGCTCGGAAAACAGGTCTCTGTGATCAATGGTTCTGACATGCCTGATGGCCTGCGATTTATTGATGAAGAGGATCGTGTTCAGAAATATGTCCCCAGTAAACACCGGGATCTGATCCTTGGTAGCGATGTTCACTTTATTGTCGACACGAGTGCCTGGAAGCAGTTGGGGACCATCGCTGATTTATTTAAAACGACGACTGCGAAAAAAGTGGTCATCGACCACCATGCCAGCTCGGACGATCTGCAGGCTCTTGAATTTAAAGACCCGCTGGCAGAAGCGACCGGAACGCTGATTTATCGCATGATGAAAGTGTGTGGATATCCCGTTCAGCCAGAGATGGCCACGCCACTTTATGGGGCGATTGCAACTGACACGGGTTGGTTTCGATTTTCATCCACGACATCCGAAACTCATCGTATCATTGCCGATTTGATCGATTTGGGGGTAAAGGCGGATCACCTTTATCAACAGCTTTACGAACGATACAGCATTGAACGGACCAAACTGGTCAGCCGAATTCTGGGCCGCGTTGAACTCGAGTGTGATGGGCAACTCGTCTATGTGTATGTTCAATGGAAAGATTTCACCGAGACTGGAGCAAAGCCGGTTGACACCGAAGATCTCGTGAATGAATGCCTCCGCATCAACGGAACCCGTGCTGCCTTTATCGCCGTGGAACAGCAGAATAAGACGGTGAAGTTCAGCCTTCGTAGCAGGTCGGATGTCGATGTTTCCCAGGTCGCCGAAATTTTTGGTGGTGGCGGGCATAAAAAAGCGGCCGGAGCCGTTCTGACCGAGCCCTTTCCTCAGGCGCTCACTAAAGTTCGAGACGCGATGAAAGAAGCAGTCATGACCTTAGCCGATCATCCTGCTTAA
- a CDS encoding adenylate/guanylate cyclase domain-containing protein, with protein sequence MQTFISMEEMTTDTTFRSPDLVTLDGWFSALHQFQRISASAEEFFAEALRLICEPGGLETGRLFLLKNDVWESQQATEAPNTFADDQETALLEEMECHRQTCFHSSLLNRNLLEEGTSVVISPILNKSGIIIGALWGERRVYSGNQRRGIRELEARWVQLLSEAISSGLIRLEEEQHHARTRLLLDQVFPKSVTRQLMSDDSLLKAQRREITLLFADLQRSTVLFKQLEPSVAYELLSELMEVFTAAAVDQFGVLIDYYGDGLAVMWNAPVDQSDHALLACRAAMAMQKSVEEISMRWQPKLEQPLRLGIGIHTGEALVGNSGSQRRIKYGPRGEAVVVASRLESATRPMQASILLSHETVQQLPAESITRRLCQVRLPNMSDAHSVYELCSLNGAELSPDEHDFIQQYERIVALYESQQLAEACLQLTELEQQTLSNRYSVRFLSEHVSALTRTDRQRRQNDKKRDQMNDPAILLELK encoded by the coding sequence TTGCAGACATTCATCTCGATGGAAGAGATGACTACGGACACCACCTTCAGGTCTCCTGATCTGGTTACCTTGGATGGCTGGTTTTCGGCTTTGCATCAATTCCAACGGATTTCGGCCTCGGCGGAAGAGTTCTTTGCAGAAGCACTCCGATTAATTTGCGAACCTGGCGGTTTAGAAACGGGCCGACTTTTCTTGCTTAAAAACGATGTTTGGGAATCACAGCAGGCCACTGAGGCCCCGAACACATTCGCGGATGACCAAGAGACGGCACTGTTAGAAGAAATGGAATGTCATCGGCAAACCTGTTTTCATTCCAGTTTGTTGAATCGCAACTTACTGGAAGAGGGAACTTCAGTTGTCATCTCACCTATTCTGAACAAATCGGGAATAATCATCGGGGCCCTATGGGGAGAACGCCGTGTTTATTCAGGCAACCAACGTCGTGGAATTCGGGAACTGGAGGCAAGGTGGGTTCAACTACTGAGCGAGGCGATTTCTTCGGGTTTAATTCGCCTGGAAGAAGAACAGCACCATGCACGCACAAGATTATTACTTGATCAGGTGTTTCCCAAATCAGTAACTCGGCAGCTAATGTCTGACGACAGTTTACTGAAAGCCCAACGTCGCGAAATTACGCTACTGTTCGCCGATTTGCAGCGTTCGACGGTTTTGTTCAAACAACTGGAACCTTCCGTCGCCTACGAATTACTCTCCGAGCTGATGGAAGTATTCACAGCCGCCGCCGTTGACCAGTTCGGAGTCTTGATCGATTATTACGGTGATGGCCTCGCAGTGATGTGGAACGCCCCCGTAGACCAGTCTGATCATGCTTTGCTCGCCTGCCGCGCGGCCATGGCAATGCAGAAATCGGTTGAGGAAATCAGTATGCGATGGCAGCCGAAGCTGGAACAACCACTCAGGCTGGGAATCGGAATTCACACAGGCGAAGCACTGGTGGGGAACTCGGGAAGTCAACGCCGCATTAAGTATGGACCTCGGGGAGAAGCTGTTGTCGTGGCGAGTCGATTAGAATCGGCCACCCGACCAATGCAGGCATCGATTCTGCTTAGCCACGAAACGGTTCAACAACTTCCTGCAGAGTCAATCACCCGCAGATTGTGCCAGGTCCGGTTACCGAACATGAGCGACGCGCATTCCGTCTACGAGTTATGTAGTTTGAACGGTGCCGAACTGAGTCCGGACGAACATGATTTCATCCAGCAGTACGAGAGAATCGTGGCACTGTATGAATCGCAGCAATTGGCGGAGGCTTGTCTACAGTTGACCGAGTTGGAACAGCAGACTTTGAGTAACCGCTATTCCGTCCGATTCTTATCAGAGCACGTATCCGCGCTCACTCGGACGGATCGACAGCGGCGTCAGAACGACAAAAAGCGGGACCAAATGAATGACCCCGCTATTTTGCTTGAGTTGAAATAG
- a CDS encoding ArsB/NhaD family transporter — MLIETSLPNLMSNSFFLAATEGHTAPHVPAWVTGFFALVLVAMVLALAFEEKIHAKKSIIVGTFAGFCLITETIISYFLGEKLVPFGKIVLPNGHEIDLPVYIPAIDWGVITIILGASLFVEVTSKSGVFSWMAIKLTKTSGGDPWRLLIFYGMLTVGFSAVLNNVTAMIIIGSLTTVSLKKLNRNDLLLGFLLTEGLLTNVGGLLTLISSVPNIIVGKIAGISFVTFFLTASPYVLVATAATLLLARWKFKIHSLATDEEKQSASELIRSFDENEGVSSNRFFWFSVAVLSAFIFTLAGQSALPWDLDKLGMGFIALFFAGFMLLAYKNQVDKFYAGMDWDLLAFFAALFVLINVMEHALVLDLIGKGIAMVLLAPPQIASAVLLACSALASSVTDNIPLAAVLAKILDSMNTDSESPYWWCVIFGSNLGGNFTPIGSASTVVAMTIIHRQKLDLTFVGFIKQSFPFAVMQVILAIIYVLLFL; from the coding sequence ATGTTAATTGAGACCTCCCTCCCCAATCTTATGAGTAATTCCTTTTTCCTGGCAGCGACCGAAGGGCATACCGCCCCCCATGTCCCGGCCTGGGTAACTGGTTTTTTCGCATTGGTACTTGTCGCGATGGTTTTGGCCCTCGCGTTTGAAGAAAAGATTCACGCGAAGAAATCCATTATCGTCGGGACCTTTGCCGGATTCTGTTTGATTACAGAAACGATCATTTCCTATTTTCTGGGCGAGAAATTAGTCCCCTTCGGAAAGATTGTATTGCCCAACGGGCACGAGATTGATCTTCCTGTCTATATCCCCGCGATTGACTGGGGCGTTATTACAATCATTCTGGGCGCGAGCCTGTTTGTCGAAGTGACCAGTAAGTCGGGGGTTTTCAGCTGGATGGCGATCAAGCTGACCAAGACGTCGGGAGGTGATCCGTGGCGTCTGCTTATTTTCTATGGAATGTTGACCGTCGGTTTCTCTGCGGTACTTAATAATGTCACTGCGATGATCATCATTGGTAGTTTGACGACGGTGTCGCTGAAGAAGCTTAACCGAAACGATTTACTGCTTGGATTCCTGCTGACGGAAGGTCTGCTGACGAACGTGGGAGGCCTGCTGACGCTGATCAGTTCGGTGCCAAACATTATCGTGGGAAAGATTGCCGGCATCTCGTTTGTGACCTTCTTTCTCACCGCTTCGCCTTATGTACTGGTCGCGACCGCAGCGACATTGTTGCTAGCACGGTGGAAGTTCAAGATTCATTCTCTGGCTACAGACGAAGAAAAACAGTCCGCTTCTGAATTGATTCGCTCGTTTGATGAAAACGAAGGAGTTTCCAGTAACCGTTTCTTCTGGTTTTCAGTGGCCGTACTCTCTGCATTTATCTTCACTCTCGCGGGACAATCAGCACTACCCTGGGATCTCGATAAATTGGGAATGGGATTCATAGCGCTGTTCTTTGCCGGGTTCATGCTGCTGGCCTATAAAAATCAAGTTGATAAGTTCTACGCCGGTATGGACTGGGACCTACTAGCCTTCTTTGCCGCCTTATTCGTCTTGATCAACGTCATGGAACATGCTCTGGTACTGGATCTCATCGGAAAAGGAATCGCGATGGTTCTGTTGGCACCGCCTCAAATCGCTTCGGCTGTCTTACTGGCTTGTTCGGCGCTGGCGAGTTCTGTGACGGACAATATCCCTCTAGCTGCAGTATTGGCGAAAATTCTGGATTCGATGAATACCGATTCAGAGTCACCTTACTGGTGGTGCGTGATTTTCGGGTCGAACCTGGGGGGGAACTTCACTCCCATCGGTTCAGCATCGACTGTGGTGGCAATGACGATTATTCATCGACAGAAACTGGATCTGACCTTTGTCGGTTTTATCAAACAGTCTTTTCCGTTTGCAGTGATGCAGGTCATTCTGGCGATCATCTATGTTTTGTTGTTTTTGTAG